In the Qipengyuania pelagi genome, one interval contains:
- a CDS encoding patatin-like protein: MRQKELRIALVCYGGVSLAVYMHGVTKELWHLARASRDAESVRPGAGGSARVYRRLIEHIRDDAELKLRVLPDILSGASAGGINAIFLAQAVHSGQSLDPLTDLWLENADIDKLTDEDARPLWRFAKFWAQPIASWVLDRPGNAVSESVAPETREEVRTKVSRLIRGRWFEPPFSGAGFSDLLENAFAAMEAAPLEPPLLPAGHPLDLFVTATDFHGHLSLLRLHSPAVVQESEHRMPIAFRARTPAQEGKGLANTIELVLAARATASFPGAFPPLRLEEIDGLVARSGRSWPERDTFLERIMPVHVRQNTVQGVSLIDGSVLVNKPFEGAIAALQGRPAQREVDRRFVYVDPRPDRTGSAANPERQRDSTVGFFAAIFGSLSTIPREQPIRDNLESLETQSREAMRLRLIITRLRPEVEGAVETLFGRTLFFDRPTPKRLQTWRQRAQQAAAVSAGYTFQAYAQAKTSAIVARLAKLVLTAASHLDLAGPEPIEIALREELSRRGLDSLSAPGGGAHADAIAFFRAHDIGFRIRRLRLLARRLARDWEADPEIADDALEQAREAIYAIMALYFEREDGDGLGDDFAAASEAVLSDPGSVLDLLEEKRLLPEVDDRAEAMLAEALQAMPGNLKRRMLLTYLGFPYYDIATLPLMHNQDLTEFDPVKVDRISPEDATAIREGGTHATLRGTEFYNFGAFFSRAYRENDYLWGRLHGAERMIDIVCSTLDEELPRATRDGFKRDAFLAILDEEREAGRCSTILLEQLRSEVAARLA; encoded by the coding sequence ATGCGGCAAAAGGAACTGAGGATCGCACTGGTCTGCTATGGCGGGGTAAGCCTGGCGGTCTATATGCACGGCGTCACGAAGGAGCTGTGGCACCTCGCCCGCGCGAGCCGGGATGCGGAGAGTGTGCGGCCCGGCGCGGGAGGGAGCGCGCGGGTCTATCGCCGCCTGATCGAACATATTCGTGACGATGCCGAATTGAAGCTGCGCGTCCTGCCCGACATTCTGAGCGGGGCGAGCGCGGGCGGGATCAACGCGATCTTCCTCGCCCAGGCGGTGCATTCGGGACAGTCGCTCGATCCGCTGACCGATCTCTGGCTGGAAAATGCCGATATCGACAAGCTGACCGACGAGGATGCGCGGCCCCTGTGGCGGTTCGCCAAGTTCTGGGCGCAGCCGATCGCCAGCTGGGTGCTCGACCGGCCGGGAAATGCAGTCAGCGAGAGCGTCGCGCCCGAAACGCGCGAGGAGGTACGGACCAAGGTATCCCGCCTCATCCGCGGCCGCTGGTTCGAGCCGCCGTTCAGTGGCGCGGGCTTCTCCGACCTGCTCGAAAACGCCTTCGCGGCGATGGAGGCAGCGCCGCTCGAACCGCCTTTGCTGCCCGCCGGCCACCCGCTGGACCTGTTCGTGACGGCGACCGATTTCCACGGCCACCTGTCGCTTTTGAGGCTACATTCTCCCGCCGTGGTACAGGAAAGCGAACACCGCATGCCGATCGCCTTCCGTGCCCGCACGCCTGCGCAGGAAGGCAAGGGGCTGGCCAATACGATCGAGCTGGTGCTGGCCGCGCGCGCCACGGCGAGTTTTCCCGGCGCCTTCCCGCCGTTGCGCCTGGAAGAGATCGACGGGCTGGTCGCGCGCAGCGGGCGCAGCTGGCCCGAGCGCGACACGTTTCTCGAACGGATCATGCCCGTCCATGTGCGCCAGAATACGGTTCAGGGCGTCTCGCTCATCGATGGATCGGTGCTGGTCAACAAACCGTTCGAAGGAGCGATCGCCGCGCTTCAGGGGCGCCCCGCCCAGCGCGAGGTCGACCGGCGCTTCGTCTATGTCGATCCCCGGCCCGATCGCACGGGTTCCGCAGCCAACCCCGAACGACAGCGCGACAGCACGGTCGGCTTTTTCGCCGCCATTTTCGGATCGCTCTCGACCATCCCGCGCGAACAGCCGATCCGGGATAATCTGGAATCGCTTGAGACCCAGAGCCGCGAGGCCATGCGGCTGCGCCTCATCATCACGCGCCTGCGCCCCGAGGTGGAAGGCGCGGTCGAGACCCTGTTCGGGCGCACTCTTTTCTTTGATCGTCCGACGCCCAAGCGGCTCCAGACCTGGCGTCAACGCGCGCAACAGGCGGCTGCGGTGTCGGCGGGCTACACCTTCCAGGCCTATGCGCAGGCCAAGACATCGGCGATTGTGGCGCGCCTCGCGAAGCTGGTTCTGACCGCCGCAAGCCATCTCGACCTTGCAGGGCCCGAACCGATCGAGATCGCCCTGCGCGAGGAATTGTCGCGTCGGGGGCTGGATTCGCTCTCCGCACCGGGCGGCGGAGCCCATGCGGACGCCATCGCCTTTTTCCGGGCGCATGATATCGGCTTCCGCATCCGGCGCCTGCGCCTGCTCGCCCGCAGGCTGGCGCGCGACTGGGAGGCTGACCCGGAGATCGCCGACGATGCGCTGGAACAGGCGCGCGAGGCGATCTATGCCATCATGGCGCTCTATTTCGAGCGCGAAGACGGGGATGGCCTAGGCGACGATTTCGCAGCAGCCAGCGAAGCGGTCTTGTCCGATCCGGGATCGGTGCTCGATCTGCTCGAGGAAAAGCGGCTTCTCCCGGAAGTCGATGACCGGGCCGAGGCGATGCTCGCCGAAGCCTTGCAGGCGATGCCGGGCAATCTGAAGCGCCGGATGCTGCTGACCTATCTCGGCTTTCCCTATTACGACATCGCCACCCTGCCCCTGATGCACAACCAGGATCTCACCGAATTCGATCCGGTAAAGGTCGATCGCATCTCGCCCGAAGATGCCACCGCGATCCGCGAAGGGGGGACTCATGCTACCCTGCGCGGCACGGAATTCTACAATTTCGGCGCTTTCTTCAGCCGCGCCTATCGCGAGAACGATTACCTCTGGGGCCGGCTCCATGGGGCGGAGCGGATGATCGACATCGTCTGTTCGACACTCGACGAGGAACTGCCCCGCGCCACGCGCGACGGATTCAAGCGGGACGCCTTCCTCGCCATTCTCGACGAGGAGCGGGAGGCGGGCCGCTGTTCGACCATCCTGCTCGAGCAGTTGCGCAGCGAAGTGGCGGCGCGATTGGCGTGA
- the radA gene encoding DNA repair protein RadA, which produces MAKPKKRFICQACGSVHHRWQGQCPDCAEWNTLSEEAPATVFSQKHDLSSGGRAVEFVSLDKPGEVPVRQSTGLAEFDRALGGGLVPGSAILMGGDPGIGKSTLLLQAAAAIARAGRRCVYVSGEEATAQVRMRAARLGLADAPVSLASTTSVRDILTTLGGMEPPGLLVIDSIQTMHSDTIEGAPGTVSQVRGCAFELIRYAKENGVALVLVGHVTKDGSIAGPRVLEHMVDVVMSFEGERSHQYRILRALKNRFGAVDEIGVFSMAQEGLEEVENPSMLFLSGRQEQLAGSAVFPAIEGTRPVLVEIQALIVRLQSGATPRRAVVGWDNGRMAMLLAVLEARCGLNFSSAEVYLNVAGGYRLSDPAADLAVAAALVSALADKPLPQRSVWLGEVSLAGEIRPVAHGSLRLREAAKLGFERGYGPSELDGASSKLQYGGLTQLANLVDRIMGGA; this is translated from the coding sequence ATGGCGAAACCCAAGAAGCGCTTCATCTGTCAGGCCTGCGGCAGCGTCCATCATCGCTGGCAGGGCCAGTGCCCCGATTGCGCGGAATGGAACACGCTGAGCGAGGAAGCGCCCGCCACGGTCTTCTCGCAGAAGCACGATCTGTCGAGCGGGGGCAGGGCGGTCGAATTCGTTTCGCTCGACAAACCCGGCGAAGTGCCGGTGCGCCAGTCGACCGGCCTTGCGGAATTCGACCGCGCGTTGGGTGGCGGGCTGGTGCCGGGATCGGCGATCCTGATGGGGGGCGATCCGGGGATTGGGAAATCGACGCTGCTGTTGCAGGCCGCCGCCGCGATTGCGCGAGCGGGACGGCGCTGCGTCTATGTCAGCGGCGAGGAAGCAACCGCGCAGGTGCGGATGCGGGCGGCTCGGCTGGGGCTCGCCGATGCACCCGTCAGCCTCGCATCGACGACCAGCGTGCGCGATATCCTGACCACGCTTGGCGGGATGGAGCCGCCGGGCCTGCTCGTGATCGATTCGATCCAGACCATGCATTCCGACACCATCGAAGGCGCACCGGGCACGGTCAGCCAGGTGCGCGGCTGTGCCTTCGAGCTGATCCGCTATGCCAAGGAAAACGGCGTCGCGCTGGTGCTGGTCGGCCATGTCACCAAGGATGGCAGCATCGCCGGGCCGCGCGTGCTGGAACATATGGTCGACGTGGTGATGAGCTTCGAAGGCGAGCGCAGCCATCAATACCGCATCCTGCGCGCGCTCAAGAACCGCTTCGGCGCGGTGGACGAGATCGGCGTGTTCTCGATGGCGCAGGAGGGTTTGGAAGAAGTCGAGAACCCGTCCATGCTGTTCCTGTCCGGGCGGCAGGAGCAATTGGCGGGCAGCGCGGTGTTTCCGGCGATCGAGGGGACGCGGCCCGTGCTGGTCGAGATTCAGGCCCTGATCGTCCGTTTGCAATCGGGAGCGACGCCGCGCCGCGCGGTCGTGGGGTGGGACAATGGCCGCATGGCGATGCTGCTGGCGGTGCTGGAGGCGCGCTGCGGGCTGAATTTCAGTTCCGCCGAAGTTTATCTCAATGTCGCGGGCGGATACCGCCTGTCCGATCCCGCAGCCGACCTCGCCGTGGCCGCCGCGCTCGTCAGCGCTTTGGCCGACAAACCGCTTCCGCAGCGCAGCGTGTGGCTCGGCGAGGTATCGCTGGCGGGAGAGATCCGCCCGGTCGCGCATGGGTCGCTCCGGTTGCGCGAGGCGGCGAAATTGGGGTTCGAGCGGGGATACGGCCCGTCCGAGCTCGATGGCGCTTCGTCGAAATTGCAGTATGGCGGGCTCACGCAATTGGCCAATCTCGTTGACCGGATCATGGGCGGGGCATAA
- a CDS encoding CvpA family protein, which produces MTGFDFLLLGIVGIAAIGGFQRGFVQEILSLAAWILAIFAIKYLHVPLTAALRDYIGGDIATAVLAFALLLLIPYAAMKVIANNVGKASRHSVLGPIDRVLGFGFGALKGAVIAVIGFTLLVLGYDTVWGYAGRPDWIANARSYDFVDASSRSLAVMVAERRQRLIEGQEADETPAS; this is translated from the coding sequence ATGACGGGTTTCGATTTCCTGCTTCTCGGCATTGTCGGGATCGCCGCGATCGGCGGCTTCCAGCGCGGTTTCGTGCAGGAAATCCTGTCGCTGGCCGCGTGGATTCTGGCGATCTTCGCGATCAAATATCTGCACGTTCCGCTGACGGCGGCGCTGCGCGATTATATCGGCGGCGATATCGCGACCGCCGTTCTGGCCTTCGCGCTGCTGCTGCTGATCCCCTATGCCGCGATGAAGGTGATCGCGAACAATGTCGGCAAGGCCTCGCGCCATTCCGTTCTCGGCCCTATCGACCGCGTGCTCGGGTTCGGGTTTGGAGCGCTGAAAGGCGCGGTCATCGCAGTCATCGGCTTCACGCTGCTGGTTTTGGGCTATGACACGGTCTGGGGCTATGCCGGACGCCCGGACTGGATCGCCAATGCACGCAGCTACGATTTCGTCGATGCAAGCTCGCGCAGTCTGGCGGTCATGGTGGCCGAGCGGCGCCAGCGCCTTATCGAAGGGCAAGAGGCAGACGAGACTCCCGCATCGTGA
- a CDS encoding iron-sulfur cluster assembly scaffold protein — protein MSQSAATPLYSPAMLSLAVELADYPFDAESGTTSQLRSRTCGSTILLSVSIDEDRRIATLGLRVTACAVGQAAAAIFASAAIGRDGAGIAEARSEISAWLAGEGDRPDWPRLEMLDPALAHPGRHEAVLLPWKAAEAALSNPVDAR, from the coding sequence GTGAGCCAGTCCGCCGCTACGCCCCTCTATTCGCCAGCCATGCTGTCGCTGGCGGTCGAATTGGCCGATTACCCCTTCGACGCTGAGAGCGGCACGACCAGCCAGCTTCGCTCGCGCACTTGCGGCAGCACGATCCTGCTGAGTGTTTCGATTGACGAGGACCGGCGCATCGCGACGTTGGGATTGCGGGTGACGGCTTGCGCGGTCGGACAGGCGGCGGCGGCGATCTTTGCCAGCGCCGCCATCGGGCGGGACGGGGCCGGGATCGCAGAAGCTCGAAGCGAAATCTCCGCTTGGCTCGCCGGGGAAGGGGACAGGCCCGACTGGCCTCGCCTCGAGATGCTCGATCCCGCGCTCGCCCATCCGGGCCGCCACGAGGCGGTCCTCCTACCGTGGAAGGCTGCGGAAGCGGCGCTTTCCAACCCGGTCGACGCGCGGTAA
- a CDS encoding MFS transporter, with protein MVTQIEATDTGAASPPGQRQPTEKEIRLVIAASSAGTIFEWYDFFIYGTLAALIGAAFFPSDNETLQLLLVWAGFAVGFGFRPLGAILFGYLGDRLGRKYTFLVTVTLMGVATAGVGLIPSAASIGIAAPIIVIGLRILQGLALGGEYGGAAIYVAEHAPPEKRGFYTSFIQASVVGGFVLSIIVVIACRALIPADEFAAWGWRLPFLLSIVLLGISLWMRLKLSESPVFQAMKAAGETSSNPFKESLTYPGNPKRIFVALFGITGVLTTIWYTAFFSGLSFLRGPMRVEESAVEWMLLAAGAISMGFYIVVGKWSDRVGRKKPIVFGALASLFLLFPVFWGIGALANPDLQRSAREAPVTVAGEACSYDPFAERQASACGRLLQDLTSLGVPYDILAPLSAQEQGAIAEGIAASDFPVRTQSVESPPTLFAASQFPSEDGPRREAVQQRLETLGYSFERQTPPLANILSIVGLLLVLGMLSALTYGSVAALLTEMFPARIRYSSMSIPYHIGAGYLGGFLPLIASYIVAMTGNAYSGLWYTWGVVAFGLLVAWWGLPNGPPKDFEDAHA; from the coding sequence ATGGTCACGCAAATCGAAGCCACGGATACCGGCGCAGCGTCGCCACCCGGCCAGCGCCAACCCACCGAAAAGGAAATCCGCCTCGTCATCGCCGCGAGCAGTGCGGGCACCATCTTTGAATGGTATGATTTCTTCATCTACGGCACGCTCGCCGCGCTGATCGGTGCGGCCTTTTTCCCCAGCGATAACGAGACGCTGCAATTGCTGCTGGTGTGGGCGGGTTTCGCAGTCGGCTTCGGATTCCGACCCCTTGGGGCGATCTTGTTCGGCTATCTCGGCGACCGCCTGGGCCGCAAATACACCTTCCTCGTCACAGTGACGCTGATGGGCGTGGCGACTGCGGGGGTCGGTCTGATCCCGAGCGCGGCCAGTATCGGCATCGCCGCGCCGATCATCGTGATCGGTCTACGCATCCTTCAGGGCCTGGCCCTTGGGGGAGAATATGGCGGCGCGGCGATCTATGTCGCGGAACACGCGCCGCCCGAAAAGCGCGGCTTCTACACCAGCTTTATTCAGGCCAGCGTCGTCGGCGGGTTCGTCCTGTCGATCATCGTGGTGATCGCCTGCCGCGCGCTCATCCCGGCCGACGAATTCGCGGCCTGGGGCTGGCGCCTGCCGTTCCTGCTCTCGATCGTCCTTCTCGGCATCTCGCTCTGGATGCGCCTGAAGCTATCGGAAAGCCCGGTGTTCCAGGCGATGAAGGCGGCGGGGGAGACCAGTTCGAACCCGTTCAAGGAAAGCCTGACCTATCCGGGCAATCCCAAGCGCATCTTCGTCGCCCTGTTCGGGATCACCGGCGTGCTGACCACGATCTGGTACACCGCCTTCTTCTCCGGCCTCAGCTTCCTGCGCGGGCCGATGCGGGTGGAGGAAAGCGCGGTCGAATGGATGCTGCTGGCCGCGGGAGCGATCTCGATGGGCTTCTACATCGTGGTCGGCAAATGGTCCGACCGGGTAGGGCGCAAGAAACCGATCGTGTTCGGCGCGCTGGCTTCGCTGTTCCTGCTGTTCCCGGTGTTCTGGGGCATCGGCGCGCTGGCGAACCCTGACCTGCAACGCAGCGCGCGCGAGGCGCCGGTCACGGTCGCGGGTGAGGCGTGCAGCTATGATCCCTTCGCCGAGCGTCAGGCCAGCGCCTGCGGACGCCTTTTGCAGGATCTCACGTCCCTGGGCGTTCCCTACGATATCCTCGCCCCCCTATCGGCGCAGGAACAGGGTGCCATTGCCGAGGGAATCGCGGCCAGCGACTTTCCGGTCCGCACCCAAAGCGTGGAAAGCCCTCCCACTCTGTTCGCGGCCAGCCAATTCCCCAGTGAGGATGGCCCCCGCCGGGAAGCCGTGCAGCAGCGGCTCGAGACGCTCGGCTATTCCTTCGAGCGCCAAACGCCGCCGCTGGCCAACATCCTCAGCATTGTCGGCCTGCTGCTCGTGCTCGGGATGCTGTCTGCGTTGACCTACGGGTCGGTCGCGGCGCTCCTCACCGAAATGTTCCCGGCGCGCATCCGCTACAGCTCGATGTCGATCCCCTACCATATCGGCGCTGGCTATCTCGGCGGGTTCCTGCCTCTGATCGCAAGCTATATCGTCGCGATGACCGGGAACGCCTATTCGGGCCTGTGGTACACCTGGGGCGTGGTCGCCTTCGGATTGCTGGTCGCCTGGTGGGGCCTGCCGAACGGCCCGCCGAAGGATTTCGAAGACGCTCATGCCTGA
- the alr gene encoding alanine racemase produces the protein MPDLPPPTLRLTIDTDALAQNWRSLDAMSGTARAGAAVKANCYGLGVDTCVPILRDAGARDFFVAHWSEVPPVLRHVPPDQVAVLHGVVTREEADFARAMGVLPVIDSLRQAEIWQAAGGGPCHLMVDTGINRLGIRPDEARSDAIRALDIHALLSHLACADEDSAMNTSQLHAFESVRERIPHRIASLANSAGIALGANYHYDLTRPGLALYGGIPRPELRDTIRQVARPEARLIAVRKLERGDTVGYNALFTAPDAMRIGIVSLGYADGILRSWGDAVFTHDGTDLPILGRISMDMIALDLGKAPELGEGDWVALPYDLPEAASRTGLSQYELLTLLGNRFERALT, from the coding sequence ATGCCTGACCTGCCGCCGCCTACCTTACGCCTGACGATCGACACCGACGCGCTCGCGCAGAACTGGCGCAGTCTCGATGCGATGAGCGGCACGGCGAGGGCGGGCGCGGCGGTGAAGGCGAATTGCTACGGCCTGGGGGTGGACACCTGCGTCCCGATCCTGCGCGATGCGGGCGCACGCGATTTCTTCGTCGCGCATTGGAGCGAGGTTCCGCCCGTCCTTCGCCATGTTCCGCCCGATCAGGTCGCGGTGCTGCACGGCGTCGTGACGCGCGAGGAAGCGGATTTCGCCCGCGCGATGGGCGTGCTGCCCGTGATCGACAGTCTCCGCCAGGCCGAGATCTGGCAGGCGGCGGGCGGGGGACCGTGTCATCTGATGGTGGATACCGGGATCAACCGCCTCGGCATTCGCCCCGACGAGGCACGGAGCGACGCGATCCGCGCCCTCGACATTCACGCGCTGCTCTCGCACCTCGCCTGTGCGGACGAGGACAGCGCCATGAACACGAGCCAGCTTCACGCATTCGAGAGCGTTCGCGAGCGCATACCCCACCGGATCGCCAGCCTCGCCAACAGTGCGGGCATCGCGCTGGGCGCGAACTACCATTACGATCTGACCCGCCCCGGCCTCGCCCTTTATGGCGGCATCCCGCGCCCCGAATTGCGCGATACGATCCGGCAGGTCGCCAGGCCGGAAGCGCGGCTGATCGCGGTCCGCAAACTCGAACGCGGTGACACGGTCGGATACAACGCTCTGTTCACCGCGCCCGACGCCATGCGGATCGGCATCGTCTCGCTCGGCTATGCCGATGGAATCCTGCGATCCTGGGGCGATGCGGTCTTCACACATGACGGCACGGACCTGCCGATCCTCGGCCGCATCTCGATGGACATGATCGCGCTCGACCTGGGGAAGGCTCCCGAACTGGGCGAGGGGGACTGGGTGGCGCTGCCCTATGACCTGCCTGAAGCCGCAAGTCGCACGGGGCTTTCGCAATACGAACTGCTGACCCTGCTCGGCAACCGGTTCGAGCGCGCTTTAACGTAG
- the phaR gene encoding polyhydroxyalkanoate synthesis repressor PhaR produces the protein MAKNRKEGDPIVVKKYANRRLYNTDTSSYITLDDLATMVRDNTDFEVVDAKTGEDITHAILTQIIVDQEASGGEQMLPVSFLRDLISMYGNSMQSMMPSYLEASMASFRKNREQLHEAFQQGIAANPFARLAETNFKMMQGAAQAWIPGGSVQPSPTQSDELAELRAQMAAMQKKLDEMGD, from the coding sequence ATGGCCAAGAACCGCAAGGAAGGCGATCCGATCGTCGTCAAGAAATACGCCAATCGCCGCCTCTACAACACCGACACTTCGAGCTACATCACGCTCGACGACCTCGCGACGATGGTGCGCGACAACACCGATTTCGAGGTCGTGGACGCCAAGACGGGCGAGGATATCACTCATGCGATCCTCACCCAGATCATCGTCGACCAGGAAGCTTCGGGCGGCGAACAGATGCTGCCGGTGAGCTTCCTGCGCGATCTGATCTCCATGTACGGCAATTCGATGCAGTCGATGATGCCGAGCTATCTCGAAGCGAGCATGGCCAGCTTCCGCAAGAATCGCGAACAGCTCCACGAGGCATTCCAGCAAGGGATCGCGGCCAACCCCTTTGCCCGGTTGGCGGAAACCAATTTCAAGATGATGCAGGGCGCGGCGCAGGCCTGGATCCCCGGCGGATCGGTTCAGCCGTCACCCACGCAAAGCGACGAACTCGCCGAACTGCGCGCGCAGATGGCGGCTATGCAGAAGAAGCTGGACGAGATGGGCGACTAA
- the proS gene encoding proline--tRNA ligase: protein MAQIRHALTTKRADDFAAWYQEVISAADMAEESGVRGCMVIKPWGYGIWERLQRLLDDRIKETGHENAYFPLFIPLANFEREAEHVDGFAKEMAVVTHHRLIAGPDGGLIPDPEAKLEEPLVVRPTSETIIGDAMARWVQSWRDLPLKLNQWANVVRWEMRTRMFLRTAEFLWQEGHTAHETEAEAKEHTLRMLEVYRQCAEEDLALPVIAGEKPENERFPGAVETWSIEAMMQDGKALQAGTSHYLGTNFSRASGISFQNREGTETLAHTTSWGVSTRMIGGMIMAHGDDDGLRVPPRLAPWQVVILPMLRDNDEDAALIDYCEGLRATLAGQQVLGEKLRVLLDTKPGKAAAKRWDWVRKGAPVIVEVGGRDMQNGVVSMLRRDRLWDENSGKPAFETPTRESAGQTIPEILADMQAALLTEARDQREANITRGVASYDAVEKHFNSGAKYPGWVEVQWSKPTGAALDQVVERLKALKLTIRNVPTDGAPVDGACIFTGEPAVERILLARAY from the coding sequence TTGGCCCAGATCCGCCACGCGCTGACCACCAAACGCGCCGACGATTTCGCCGCCTGGTATCAGGAAGTGATTTCCGCTGCCGATATGGCCGAGGAATCGGGTGTGCGCGGCTGTATGGTGATTAAACCGTGGGGCTATGGCATCTGGGAGCGGTTGCAGCGCCTGCTCGACGACCGGATCAAGGAAACCGGGCACGAAAACGCCTATTTCCCTCTTTTCATCCCCCTCGCCAATTTCGAGCGTGAGGCCGAGCATGTCGACGGTTTCGCCAAGGAAATGGCGGTCGTCACGCATCACCGCCTGATCGCCGGACCTGATGGCGGGCTGATCCCCGATCCCGAGGCGAAGCTGGAAGAGCCCCTCGTGGTGCGTCCGACCAGCGAGACGATTATCGGCGATGCGATGGCGCGCTGGGTGCAGAGCTGGCGCGACCTACCCCTGAAGCTCAACCAATGGGCCAATGTCGTGCGCTGGGAAATGCGCACAAGGATGTTCCTGCGCACCGCCGAATTCCTCTGGCAGGAAGGCCATACCGCGCACGAAACCGAAGCGGAGGCGAAGGAGCACACGCTGCGGATGCTCGAAGTCTATCGCCAGTGTGCCGAAGAGGATCTGGCGCTCCCCGTGATCGCGGGCGAAAAGCCGGAGAACGAGCGTTTTCCCGGCGCGGTCGAGACGTGGTCGATCGAGGCGATGATGCAGGACGGCAAGGCCCTGCAGGCCGGGACCAGCCATTATCTCGGCACCAATTTCAGCCGCGCGTCCGGCATCAGCTTCCAGAACCGCGAGGGGACCGAGACGCTGGCGCACACCACCAGCTGGGGCGTCTCGACGCGGATGATCGGCGGCATGATCATGGCCCATGGCGACGATGATGGATTGCGCGTCCCTCCGCGCCTCGCCCCGTGGCAGGTCGTCATCCTGCCCATGCTGCGCGACAATGACGAGGACGCGGCGCTGATCGACTATTGCGAAGGCCTGCGCGCCACACTCGCCGGGCAGCAAGTGTTGGGCGAGAAACTGCGCGTCCTGCTCGATACGAAGCCCGGCAAGGCGGCCGCAAAGCGCTGGGACTGGGTGCGCAAGGGCGCGCCGGTCATCGTCGAGGTCGGCGGGCGCGACATGCAGAACGGCGTGGTCTCGATGCTGCGCCGCGATCGTTTGTGGGACGAAAATTCGGGCAAGCCTGCTTTCGAAACTCCCACCCGTGAAAGCGCCGGGCAGACCATCCCGGAAATCCTCGCCGATATGCAGGCCGCGTTGCTGACCGAAGCGCGCGACCAGCGCGAAGCGAACATCACGCGCGGTGTCGCAAGTTACGACGCGGTCGAAAAGCATTTCAATTCGGGCGCGAAATATCCCGGTTGGGTCGAGGTCCAGTGGTCGAAACCGACCGGGGCCGCGCTCGATCAGGTGGTCGAACGATTGAAGGCCTTGAAGCTGACGATCCGCAACGTGCCGACCGACGGCGCGCCGGTAGACGGCGCCTGCATCTTCACCGGAGAGCCCGCGGTCGAACGGATATTGCTGGCGCGAGCGTACTGA